The Bacteroidales bacterium genome segment CATTGTATAAATACGGTTTGCATTGGTTTGAAACAGCACATAAACGAAGTTTTCAGCGGCATGAACGGTTTGCATTCCGCTGAGAGGTATTTCTGTGCCCGTAAAGTAATCTTTCGTCAGGTTTACCACATCATCCCAGGAATTCCCGCCATCAGCAGAATGCCTGAGAAGCAGATTAAACTCCAGGTCTGCATCAACAGCCGGCCAGATCACGTAAACATGACTTCCGGCAATGGCTGTTTTGGGACCATAATCATCAACGTACTGCAACGGGTAAGTAAGATGATTTTCCGCTGACGGAACGGATATCCGTGTGCTTTTGACGGAAGCTCCCTCATCGTAGAATGCCAGAAAATACAGGTTGCCGTAAACCAGTCCGTTGTACCACGAAGTATTCAGAATGAGTGCATAGGCGTCATCCCCGTCCCGGACAAGGTCTTCCATGCCCCAGGTAGCTTCCTGAGTGTATCCATACTCTGAAATTGAAAAATTGCTGCCACCATCTGTTGAGTTCAAAAAATAAAAATCTGCCTGTTGCTCCGACCAGTCCTGAATTCCAATGGTAAGCCCCGTACCGGAGGAGGTGATGAAGAGCCGGTCAGTCAGTCGGTTGGCATTAAAAATCACACGGGGTTCCTCAAAAGAGGCTCCGCCATTTAATGAGCGTATGTAATAAACATCTGACATATTCACATCTTCCCGATGTAGTGTGTAGGCAATGTGCACATTGTTACCCTCAACGGTCAGTCTTTTTGATGTGAAGGCAGTTGGGAAGTAAGGGTATACACCGCCGGCCAGCAGTACTTTTTCCTCCCAGGTGTTCCCGTTGTCAGCAGAGCGCCGGTAAAATAATTTGTAAAAATAGGCACTGTCGGCAATCCAGATGGTGTGAACCGTATTGCCGGACACAACCAGTTCATGCGCAAAATCCTGAAAACCAGGTATGGAAGCCCCCTGTCCTTCGGAAATATTTTTAGTCCAGTAGGATAATTCAGGTTGCTGGGCTTTAACTGCTGTGCATATGAAACAAAGGATGCAAATCAGAACGGTCAGGTGTAGAATTCTTTTCATCACTTAAAAGGATTAATTTGGGGTGAAATCAATCAAAGATAAAATATTATTAAATCCTATTTCATTTCTTTCATCAAGTGCAACAAGAAGCATCTTCATCCGATAATTTTTTACCTTTGTCACTGGCTATGGAGTTAGCCCTGACCCGCCCTGAAAAAGCTGATAACTCCTACACGTTACTTTTTATTCAGTATTAGAATTTGCATCAGCATTACGCGTATAACCAATGATTTGAACCAGCTCCTGAAGTTCACTACTGATTCGTCAAAACAACCAATGAAATCTGTCTGTTCACAATGATCACCAACTTAGTAAATCTAAATTTCAAGTACTATGAAAATTTTAAACGTTGAAGCAATCGAAATCCTCGATTCCAGAGGCAACCCCACAGTAGAAGTCAATCTTGTCCTGGAGGATGGCGCATCATCCCGGGCCATGGTTCCAAGCGGTGCATCCACCGGTGAGCGCGAGGCCTGCGAGCTACGCGACGGTGACAGGAAGCGCTATGGCGGCAAAGGTGTCCTGAAAGCGGTGGAGAATGTAAATGCGATCATCGCCGGAGAAATTGAAGACAAATACTTTGAGAGTCAGCGTGAACTCGACTATTTCATGGTCGGACTGGATGGCACGCCCAATAAAACGAAACTGGGTGCCAATGCCATCCTGGCCATTTCCATGGCCTATGCCCGGGCCGAAGCCATGAGCGCTGGAATACCCCTGTACCAGTACCTGGGCGGCAGTAATGCCCATCTTCTGCCTGTACCCTGCATGAACATCATCAACGGCGGGAAACATGCCGACAACAATGTGGATTTTCAGGAATTCATGATTGCGCCCCACGGAGCTTCTTCCTTTAAGGAAGCCATCCGGATGGGTATCGAAGTATTTCACGTCCTCAAATCAGTTCTTAAGACCAAAGGATACAGCACGGGTGTGGGCGATGAGGGAGGGTTTGCACCCGACCTGAAATCCAACGACGAAGCGGTGGAGATCATCCTCGAAGCCATCACCAAAACCGGATACAGGCCGGGAGAGGATGTCAGCATCTGCCTGGATCCGGCTGCCAGCGAACTCTGGGAAGACGGCAGGTACAAATTGTTCAAAAGCACCGGCAAGTTCATGACCAGCGATGAAATGATCAAACTATGGGAAAACTGGGTAAGGCAGTACCCGATCGTTCTGCTGGAAGACGGCCTGGCCGAAAATGACTGGACGGGATGGCAGAACCTGACGCAGGCGCTGGGTAAGAAAATTGAAATTGTGGGCGATGATATTTTCTGCACAAACAAGTCCATCGTGGAAGAAGGCATCCGGAAAAATGTTGCCAATTCCGTACTGATCAAGCTGAACCAGATCGGGACGGTGACAGAAACGCTGGAAACCATTGAGCTGGCCTACAGGAACGCGTACAATTGCTTTGTATCTCACCGCAGCGGAGAAACGGTTGACAGCTTCATTGCCGATTTGACGGTGGCGGTGAATGCGGGTCACCTGAAGACCGGAAGTGGTTGCCGCGGGGAGCGCATCGAGAAGTTCAACCAGCTCATGCGCATTGAAAACGAACTGGGCAACGCATCGCGCTTTGCCGGCAAGAAGGCATTCAAAAACGCCTGAGATCCTTCAGGAGGGTCCGGACCATACAGTATTCTCCGTTCTTAAAAAATGAAAATTTTTAAGAAGACACCCTGGGCCTTTGTGATTCTGATAGGCATCGTAAGCTTGTTTGCTGATATGACCTATGAGGGAGCCCGGAGCATCAGCGGCCCTTTTCTTGCCATGCTGGGAGCAAGCGCCACTGTGGTCGGCTTTGTTGCAGGATTCGGAGAATTTCTGGGGTACGGTTTGCGGTTGGTTTCGGGGATCATCAGCGATAAAACCAAAAGGTACTGGACCATCACCTTCATTGGATATGTCATCAACCTTTTGGCTGTTCCGGCCCTGGCACTGGCCGGGAGCTGGCAGATGGCAGCCGTGCTGTTGATCCTGGAGCGAACGGGCAAGGCCATCCGTAATCCATCGCGGGATGTGATGCTTGCGCATGCCACAGCTTCCCTTGGCCATGGTAAGGGATTTGGGATCCATGAAGCCCTCGACCAGATCGGAGCTGTCACGGGGCCACTGATTGTCAGTTTCGTGTTATTCTTTTCCGGAAGCTATGCAAAGTCATTCGGTGTATTGATCATTCCTGCGTTACTTGCTTTAACGGTGCTGGTCGTTGCACGGATCAACTATCCGAAAACAGAACAGCTTGAGGGAAAAGGAAAGACTGACAGGCCCATCGTTTCCAGGAAATTCTACCTCCTCTACCTGGCAGCCGTTTCATTGATCGCAGCCGGATTTGCCGATTATCCACTCATCGCTTTTCACTTTAACAGAACCGGACAGGTCACCACAGAGTGGATCCCTGTAATGTATGCCGTTGCGATGAGTGTTGATGCGCTGGCTGCGATGATTCTGGGGCGGTATTTTGACCGATATGGAATTAAAATATTGATCTTCAGCACACTATTGGCCTTGCTTTTCGCCCCGCTCGTTTTCCTCGGTAATTTTTATACGGCGCTGGCCGGAATGGTTTGCTGGGGTATTGGCATGGGCGCGCAGGAATCGATTGTCAAGGCTGTTTTGGCCAGTGTTTTACCTGCTGAAAGGAAGGCGACCGGTTTTGGGATTTTCAATGCCACGATTGGATTGTTCTGGTTCCTGGGCAGTTTTTTCATGGGGTGGCTGTACGGCATTTCCATTGGCTGGCTGATCGCTTTTTCAATGGTCATTCAAGTGGCTTCCATACCATTGTTTGTGAAGCTGAAAAACTTTAAGGGATGATATCTGATCCGCAACGTTGATGAAATTGTAAGAGTTGTAACATGCATTCATATCCTCCATAAACTCATCGATGCTGCCGCTGGGGCAATGGCTATTGAGTGGATGGTTTATGAACATCCCACAGGGGCTGACCGGAGTGGGCACGCAATATTCACTTTACATTTCGTAGCACTTTTTTACCTTTACCAAAAAAATGTTATTTCTTTCCACAGAAGAAAGCAGGACATGGAAAGACCTGGCTGACAAGATCCTGAAAACCCGTTCCGGTCCAAATGGGGATCTCGGCTCCATCCGGCCGGGCCTGATACCCGCGTTTCATTATTATATCGGCACCCTGCTCCTGTCACAGGGGTACAACCAGCCAGGGGCCTCGTGGATCCATTCAGGTATAGCCATTGAGCCCGGGGGACTTTTCTCCAATGCTTTCCTTGCGAGTTACCTCCAGCGAAACCAAGGGGCGCTTATCATACCGGAAGTGATCTTTGCCGATCCTGCGCCTTATGTGCACTTCAGCAGTACACCGCTGCTTACGGATTCACGGGCCAGGTTCATGACCGATTGCAGCCGGGGCCTGCCCCGCATCACCCAGCCGTTAAAGATCATGGATATCGGTTGCGGTCCCGGAAAGGCGGTGGTCGACCTGCTGCTGCGGCTGCGCTCAGAAGGCCTGATCGATGCCGTGGAAGAAATTTTCCTGATCGATCCCTCGGAAGGCATGCTAAAGCTGGCTAAAGAAAACGTGGCTGCCGCTTTCCCCGGTGCACGCATCCGGATCTCACATTCCAGGTTCGAGGCCCTTTCAGACGACCTTGAAGGCCACTACCACATGGCCCTTTCCTCGCTGGCCTATCACCATATGCCCTATGAGACCAAGCTGGTCCACATGAAAAAACTGCGGGAGCATATTGATCACTTCATCCTCTATGAGGTGGATGCCAATAACGATACTCCGGAAATGAACTCACCCGAAATGGCCCTCTCAGTCTATCAAACCTACGGGATTCTGATCGATTGCGTTTTCGCCAACGATGCTCCCATCGACCTGGCCATTTCAAGCATCGACAAGTTCCTGATGTCGGAAGTGATCTATTTTTTCATCGAACCCCGGGGTAAACGGACCGATTACCACATGCTCCGGTCCCAATGGCACCAGCTCTTCCACGACGGCCTGGGCCGGGAATTTGCATGCCTGTGTGACTCCCCCGCCTATGCGGATGAGCATGTGGCCCTTTTTACCCTGATCTACGGCAGGTAGTAATCAGGAGTTGGCCGCCTGATTCTTGTACCGGTTTCTTCAGTTGTATTATAATCCCCCGACCTTTGAGCAGATGCTACATTCTATGGATACAGACTGGGGTAAAAGCCCATTGTCATCATCATCCTGGCCGATGCCCCGGTTAGTGCACCGGCCCCGAGGGGTACAAAAGTATCTGATTATACAAAACCACCACATTTTTCTCCTTTACTTCTACCCTTTCGGCAATCACATTGCATTTGACCATGAGCAGGAAAAATATTTTTTTGTCACAGGTGTCAATCAATCCTTCCAGGTTGCCCTGACCTTTGGAAATAATGATATCCGCACCTTCATAAATCTTTCTGAATTCAAGTGAACACTTGTTCACCAGTGTCGACGGTGCATCGTATCCGTTGGAAATAACACTGGCAATTTTTTTCAAGCCAACCCGGTCAGCATCTTCCATGGTGACATCGTTCAGGATATTGCTCCCGCGTACGGCAAAATAAAGGTTCGGGTGGTTGATCGTTTCAATAAAAAGTTTGTCTAATACAATCTCACCGGCATTATCACCCAGGTACAGCACCATGGAGGCATTTTTGAGCTCACGCTTCAATTCCAATGAATGGTCGATGTATGGTTCTTTAAACGCGGCTTCGGATAGTGCTTTAAGAACATCAAATGGTTTTTGCGGACCAAAATCGATAATGTTACCTGCCAGGGCATACCGCAATGCCATCTGAAAAGGATCATCCGATGCTCTGATTATGCTCCTGATTTCGTCTTCAAGTTGCAGTAATAATTCATTGTAATCGCTTTTTGCCTTTTGATAAGGATCTTCCGTGCAGGTAGCTT includes the following:
- the eno gene encoding phosphopyruvate hydratase; this translates as MKILNVEAIEILDSRGNPTVEVNLVLEDGASSRAMVPSGASTGEREACELRDGDRKRYGGKGVLKAVENVNAIIAGEIEDKYFESQRELDYFMVGLDGTPNKTKLGANAILAISMAYARAEAMSAGIPLYQYLGGSNAHLLPVPCMNIINGGKHADNNVDFQEFMIAPHGASSFKEAIRMGIEVFHVLKSVLKTKGYSTGVGDEGGFAPDLKSNDEAVEIILEAITKTGYRPGEDVSICLDPAASELWEDGRYKLFKSTGKFMTSDEMIKLWENWVRQYPIVLLEDGLAENDWTGWQNLTQALGKKIEIVGDDIFCTNKSIVEEGIRKNVANSVLIKLNQIGTVTETLETIELAYRNAYNCFVSHRSGETVDSFIADLTVAVNAGHLKTGSGCRGERIEKFNQLMRIENELGNASRFAGKKAFKNA
- a CDS encoding MFS transporter, which encodes MKIFKKTPWAFVILIGIVSLFADMTYEGARSISGPFLAMLGASATVVGFVAGFGEFLGYGLRLVSGIISDKTKRYWTITFIGYVINLLAVPALALAGSWQMAAVLLILERTGKAIRNPSRDVMLAHATASLGHGKGFGIHEALDQIGAVTGPLIVSFVLFFSGSYAKSFGVLIIPALLALTVLVVARINYPKTEQLEGKGKTDRPIVSRKFYLLYLAAVSLIAAGFADYPLIAFHFNRTGQVTTEWIPVMYAVAMSVDALAAMILGRYFDRYGIKILIFSTLLALLFAPLVFLGNFYTALAGMVCWGIGMGAQESIVKAVLASVLPAERKATGFGIFNATIGLFWFLGSFFMGWLYGISIGWLIAFSMVIQVASIPLFVKLKNFKG
- a CDS encoding class I SAM-dependent methyltransferase: MLFLSTEESRTWKDLADKILKTRSGPNGDLGSIRPGLIPAFHYYIGTLLLSQGYNQPGASWIHSGIAIEPGGLFSNAFLASYLQRNQGALIIPEVIFADPAPYVHFSSTPLLTDSRARFMTDCSRGLPRITQPLKIMDIGCGPGKAVVDLLLRLRSEGLIDAVEEIFLIDPSEGMLKLAKENVAAAFPGARIRISHSRFEALSDDLEGHYHMALSSLAYHHMPYETKLVHMKKLREHIDHFILYEVDANNDTPEMNSPEMALSVYQTYGILIDCVFANDAPIDLAISSIDKFLMSEVIYFFIEPRGKRTDYHMLRSQWHQLFHDGLGREFACLCDSPAYADEHVALFTLIYGR
- a CDS encoding ARMT1-like domain-containing protein, translating into MHADCLKCFLSQAGKLLHEYDVPDTIAGNIRNRFMLFIDNHQDISAPEAACLMHRLIKKATCTEDPYQKAKSDYNELLLQLEDEIRSIIRASDDPFQMALRYALAGNIIDFGPQKPFDVLKALSEAAFKEPYIDHSLELKRELKNASMVLYLGDNAGEIVLDKLFIETINHPNLYFAVRGSNILNDVTMEDADRVGLKKIASVISNGYDAPSTLVNKCSLEFRKIYEGADIIISKGQGNLEGLIDTCDKKIFFLLMVKCNVIAERVEVKEKNVVVLYNQILLYPSGPVH